From Jeotgalibacillus haloalkalitolerans:
GCCCGTAGACCAATCGTGTTTCCATTATTATTGTACCAAGCGATCAATATGCGCTCAATTACCGGTTAATGCTAGATACCAAATAAGACGTTTACAGAGCTCATCTAAATATCTGCATAGCTGGTGATTCTCGCTGCAGGGGGCGACTCCTATGGCAGGAAGGAACAGGTGAGACAGAGCATGGCGAAGCCTGCTGGCTCACCGCCCGGCCATGGAAAGCGTCCCCTTGGAGCGGAAATCACCAGCCAACTTTCAAAGGAAAATATAAAAAGACTGCCCACAAAGGACAGCCTGATTGATATTACTTGTTAAGTTCAGCTTTAGCAGCGTCTGCAAGCTGTGCGAATGCTTTTTCATCAGCAACAGCAAGATCAGCAAGCATCTTACGGTTTACTTCGATACCCGCAAGCTTAAGTCCGTGCATTAGACGGCTGTAAGAAAGACCGTTTGTACGAGCAGCTGCGTTGATACGAGTGATCCAAAGCTTACGGAAATCACGCTTTTTCTGGCGACGGTCACGGAAAGCATAGTTTCCTGACTTCATTACCTGCTGGTTTGCTACTTTGTATAGCGTGTGTTTTGAACCATAATAACCTTTAGCGAGTTTAAGAACTCTTTTTCTACGTTTACGAGAAACGATTCCACCTTTAACACGTGGCATAGTAAATTACCTCCTAATAAATCATGTTCGTTATTTTTAGATTAGATCATATCTTTGATGCGCTTGTAATCGCCTGAAGACACAAGTGAGCTCTTGCGCAGTTTACGCTTAGCTTTTGTAGACTTGTTAGCGAAAAGGTGACTAGTGTATGCACGAGAACGCTTAAGCTTTCCGTTACCTGTCTTTTTGAAACGCTTAGCTGATCCACGGTGAGTTTTCATTTTTGGCATGAGTAGTATCCTCCTTAAATCATTACTTTTCGTTCGTTGGTGCAAGCATAAGGAACATGCTTCGGCCATCCATTTTCGGCTTTGTTTCTACTGTAGAGATATCTTTACACTCTTCAGCAAAACGCTCAAGCACCCGCTGACCGATTTCCTTATGTGTAATCGCACGTCCGCGGAAACGGATCGATGCTTTTACTTTGTCGCCTTTTTCAAGGAACTTACGTGCATTGCGAAGCTTTGTATTAAAATCATGCTCTTCAATTCCAGGGCTCAGACGAACCTCTTTCAGATTGATGACTTTTTGATTTTTACGTGCTTCTTTTTCTTTCTTCTGCTGTTCGAACTTGAACTTACCATAGTCCATAATTCTTGCAACAGGCGGCTTAGCATTCGGTGCAACAAGTACGAGGTCAAGATTAACGCGTGCTGCGATATCTAACGCTTCATTCTTTGATTTAACACCTAGCTGATCACCATTTTGATCAATCAGACGCACCTCGCGTGAACGGATGCTTTCATTAATCTGTGTGTTATCCTTGCTAATAGTAATCCACCTCCGGATTGATTTTGAATACCATTGTGACGTGTTTTCAGCAATAAAAAAAGCCGGAAACTTTTCCAGTCTCCCGCTACCATGCACATACCACCCTGTTAAGGGAATAAAATGCGTGTTACCATCCAGCTTAATCTGCCGGGAAGGTGAGAAGCGGGTGCCTCTGCTTGTACACAAATCCGTATTCGATTCACTCTTGCTATTGTAGCAACTTCTGAGTTGAATGTCAATCCAAGTTCTTAATCAACAAAATTGATAATATCAGATTAAACAACATGAAGCAACACCTTTTCGACAACTTTCTCATTAATTCACTCTTTTTTCATATAATCGTGTTTGAATTTATCCGAAAAGGCTAAACCTAAACTAATTCAAATTAATTATAATGGAGGCGTTCACCATGAGAGTACGTTACGTTTTAACAGCGGCCAGCTTAAGCTTATTACTTGGTGCCTGCGGGGAAGAAGATGAAACCGTTCAGGATCCGGCTCCTGCTGAGGATACGGAGCAGACAGAAGATCAGCCTGCAGATGATACCGGAAATCAGGAAGACACAGGGATTTCATTTCTGGAATTTGATATGGATGCGGACTATGAAGGAAATGATAATGATTTTGAACTTTCATATGATGCTGAAGGAAGCGAAATTGAAGCATCTTATGAAAACGAAAGAGATATGCTGACGATGTCAGGAGACGACGCCTTTCAGGAGATTCAGCCTGTACTGAGTGAATTTGAGTTTACAACTGAAACACCTGATGATGAAGTGATTGACAGGGTGATCGAAGGTTTTGAAGTCGAGGAAGGGTTCCAGTCGATTGAAATAGAAATTAAATTTGAAGACGGAACTGAAAAAGAATATAATCGCGGAAATTAAAAAATCTGCCGGGAGCCTAGCCCGGCAGATTTTTTGTTTATCGAGTGATTTCCAGTTTTAACTGCTTTGCAAAATCCTCAAGTGATGCAGTATCTGTATCCTGCTCACCGTATTTACGGATATTCACTTCGTTATTTTCCATTTCTTTATCCCCTACTACAAGCATGTAAGGAATTTTCTTCATTTGAGCTTCCCGGATCTTATAACCCATCTTCTCATCACGCGTATCAACTTCCACACGTGCACCTGCAAGCTGAAGCTCATCCTGCACTTTTTTCGCAAAGTCTAGGTGAATTGATGGGGACACAGGAATCACCTGTACCTGAACCGGCGCTAACCATGCAGGCAGTGCGCCTTTGTGTTCTTCAATCAGAAAGGCAACAAAACGTTCCATTGTGGATACAACGCCTCGGTGAATTACAACCGGACGGTGCTGCTTGCCGTCTTCACCGATATAATTCAGATCAAAGCGTTCAGGAAGAAGGAAATCAAGCTGAACAGTAGAAAGCGTTTCTTCTTTTCCAATCGCAGTCTTCACCTGAACATCAAGTTTCGGTCCGTAGAATGCCGCTTCTCCTTCTGCCTCAAAGTAGTCATGGCCCATGTCATCCATTGCCTCTTTCAGCATTGCCTGAGCCTTTTCCCACATTTCATTGTCATCAAAGTACTTTTCAGTATCTTCAGGATCACGATAAGACAGACGGAATTTATATTCATGTAAACCGAAGTCTTTATATACTTCTTCGATCAGACGCACAACACGCTGGAATTCTTCTTTAATCTGATCAGGACGGGCAAAGATATGCGCATCATTCAGCGTCATCGCACGTACACGCTGAAGTCCTGACAGTGCACCGGACATTTCATAGCGGTGCATAAGCCCGAGCTCTGCAATTCTGATCGGCAGTTCACGGTAACTGTGAATATCCTGCTTATACACCATCATATGGTGCGGGCAGTTCATCGGACGGAGGACAAGTGTTTCGTTATCCATCTCCATTGGCGGGAACATACCTTCTTCATAGTGATCCCAGTGACCGCTTGTTTTATAAAGCTCTGCGCTTCCAAGTGCCGGTGTATAGACGTGATCATAGCCAAGTGAAATTTCCTTATCTACAATATAACGTTCAATTGTACGGCGGATTGTTGCGCCTTTTGGCAGCCAGATTGGAAGGCCCTGACCTACCAGCTGTGAGCTTGTGAAAAGTTCAAGCTCTTTACCGATTTTGCGGTGATCACGCTGCTTTGCTTCTTCAAGCATTTCCAGGTGGTGATCCAGATCTTCCTTTTTGAAGAAAGCTGTTCCGTAAATTCGCTGAAGCATTTTATTATCACTGTCACCTCTCCAGTAGGCACCGGCTACACTTAACAGCTTGAACTCCTTAATATGCTTTGTTGACGGAACGTGAATCCCGCGGCAAAGGTCAAAGAATTCTCCCTGCTTATAAATTGTCACGTCTTCCTCTGAAGGAATTGCATCGATCAGCTCAAGCTTGTATGGGTCATTGATCTCTTTAAAACGGCTGACTGCTTCCCCGCGGCTGACAACTTCGCGTTCCACGTTAATATTATCACCAGTAATTTTTTTCATTTCCTTTTCGATTCGCGGAAGATCTTCAGTGGAGATTGATGATTCAGTGTCTATATCATAGTAGAATCCACCTTCAATCACAGGACCTACACCGAATTTTGCATCTGGATACAGACGTTTTACTGCCTGTGCCATCAGATGGGCTGCACTGTGTCGCATAACTTCAAGTGATTCTTCGTCATCCGGTGTCAGAATGGCAACTTCTGCATCCTGCTCAAGCGGTGTACGAAGGTCCAGCAGCTGACCGTTTACTTTACCGGCAACAGCTTTCTTTTTGAGTCCTGAAGAAATAGATGATGCGATTTTTTCAACTGTGATCCCTTTTGGATACTCCTTGCTGTTTCCATCAGGAAAAGTTACTTTAATTTGTTCTTCCATGTTGTACACTCCCTTATTTAAAATTTTGCATACAAAAAACCCCATCCCTGGTAAAGGGACGGAGTTATGATAACCCGCGGTTCCACCCTTCTTTCTGAACAAACGTCCAGAATCTCTGGTTCAGCTAACGGGCTGCATCCGGTACAAATTACTGCAATGTTCACTCGTACGGCTCAAGGGTGGTAAATACATTCTGCTTCATAAGAGGATTTCAGCCGGTGTCCTCTCTCTCTTGTAATCAGCTTCAAATGATTCGTGTCCCTGTCAGTGCCTTTAATTATAAATTGTTTTGATAAGAGTCATTTTAGAGTAGGTTTGGTATAAAAGCAAGTTAAATTTTGAAACTCAGACGCCGACTCTCCGTTTCAGGCGGATGCTTTCCGGACGGCGGTCGCCGGGCCAGGCTTCGCCTGCGGGATCTCAGCTGTCCCGCTAATCGTCCCGGAGTCACCGCCTTCCACTTCGAGTCACGCTGTGCTTAATACATTAATGACTTTAGTATATTGTAAGCAACAATCTCAACGCACAGAATTCCGTTAAGCATTCCGCTTATTCTTCCCCTTCATCTCAACAGGGATTGATAAAAACTTAATTCTCTCCATAATTCTTGCAGCTTTGATCGGTTCTTCCTCACCACGCTGTGAATAGGTCAGGTGGTGTTCAAGTCCGTTATAATCGAAATTTGAACTGAAAAAAGTTGGAAGGCCTTCTGCCATCCGGTACTGCAGAATGGTACCAAGCACCTCGTCACGCGCCCAGCTTGAAAGCGATTCTGCTCCAATATCGTCCAGCATCAGAATCGATGATTTTTTCACCGCATCCACTTTTCCTGCGAATGACTGATCTCCAAGGGACTGTTTCATTTCCTTCAGAAATTCCGGGAAATAAAGAATAAAACTTGCTTTATTCTGTTTTTTCAGCTCGTTGGCGATTGCCCCCAGCAAGTAGCTTTTCCCAACACCAAATTTACCGTATAAGTATAGACCTTTATAATGCTCAGGATCTGAGACAAGCTGACTGACAATGTCTTCAGCCATTTGCAAAGCTTTCATTCTTGTCGGGTTATCAACATCAACCTGATCAAAAGTTGCATTTAAGACATCCTTCGGGACATACATACTCTGCACCAGCTTTTCAGTATTGCGCTGCTCCTGTGCTGCGATCTGTCTTGGGCACGGGGCATATTGCATATCGATATAGCCATTTTGAATGATCAGCTTCGGTTCATAGCCTTTCATCGTGTTTTTACATTCTGCCAGGCTTGGACAGTCTGCACATTTTCTTGAACGGGTCATAAATTCATATAATTTGATCATGCCCTGATCAGCGGCATTTGGTGCCAATAGCTGAGCGTTCGCTTGCAGAAAGTTTTGTATTTCAGCATTTGCCGCAATTTCTTTTTTCATCATTTCATATCTTCGTTGAAAATCGTTTGACCCCGAAATACGCCTGATTGTCCGGTTGATCGGATCCATTACTCTTCACCTGCCTTGCGCTTTTTCAATTCACGTTCTTTTAAATATCGTTCACGTTCCTTAAGAAATTCAGGGTCCTCTGCTTCCTCTGTATCATCTGCAGAGGTAAACCAGTCAGGAAGCTTTTCTTTCCGTATCGTTTTTTCTTTTCTTGAAGACTTGCTTCCGCCCGACTTTTTCCACGTCAAATAATTCTTATGTTCTTTCTTCGCTTCAGCCATCGCTTCTTCAGCTGTTTTAATGCCGATCCTTACCCATTGTGAAGCAATCTGCTCTGTAAAGCCTTTTGTCAGCTTCATGTTTGTCCGCAGAAGAACAAACTGAATTAACACATTGATCACTTCATCAGGCAGCTTTTTTTCATGGATCAGATGATCGATCAGCTCAAGCTCTGCATTTGAAGGCTTGACACCTTTTGAGGCATCAATCAGCACCTGTACAGGTGAGCTCTTTTTCAGATACTGAAGTGTCTGATCTTCTGAATCAGGGAGCTTTTGAGCCGCCTGCGTCTGTTCAGCAAAATGCTTTAAAGCAGGTAACGCTGAATTGGTTTTGAGCTGGAAAGAATCACGGCATGCTTTCCTCAGGGCGGCAGTATCAATCTTATCTTCCTCTGTTACTGAAGAGAGGATTGGACTTTTCATTTCCTGCTCCGATAATCCGTATAGCAGTGACAGTTTGACAATCAGCTGCTTCACATCATAAGTCAGTGTTTTTCTGGGCACCATTGCTTCTGATAACCCTGCATATAGCGCATGGAAATCAAACGCCTTAAAATCAGCAGCCACCCCTCTGCTTTCACCCTTAAAAGTGAGTGATTTGCCATCCTCCACTTTCTCCGGCATATGAGGAGCAATATTTGCATCTGAGTAAAAAACGTCCTGAAATGAGCGGGTAACTTCCTCATATGACTGAAGGTTATCATATGAAACCGTAAACCTTTTTTTCAGTCTCTGGAACTGGCTTGCACCAATCTGCCTGTATAAAAAAACGCTGAGCATCGGATCCTCAAAAAATGCCTTGGCACTGAGTGG
This genomic window contains:
- the rpmI gene encoding 50S ribosomal protein L35, whose product is MPKMKTHRGSAKRFKKTGNGKLKRSRAYTSHLFANKSTKAKRKLRKSSLVSSGDYKRIKDMI
- the infC gene encoding translation initiation factor IF-3, producing MTISKDNTQINESIRSREVRLIDQNGDQLGVKSKNEALDIAARVNLDLVLVAPNAKPPVARIMDYGKFKFEQQKKEKEARKNQKVINLKEVRLSPGIEEHDFNTKLRNARKFLEKGDKVKASIRFRGRAITHKEIGQRVLERFAEECKDISTVETKPKMDGRSMFLMLAPTNEK
- a CDS encoding YusW family protein, coding for MRVRYVLTAASLSLLLGACGEEDETVQDPAPAEDTEQTEDQPADDTGNQEDTGISFLEFDMDADYEGNDNDFELSYDAEGSEIEASYENERDMLTMSGDDAFQEIQPVLSEFEFTTETPDDEVIDRVIEGFEVEEGFQSIEIEIKFEDGTEKEYNRGN
- the dnaI gene encoding primosomal protein DnaI, whose protein sequence is MDPINRTIRRISGSNDFQRRYEMMKKEIAANAEIQNFLQANAQLLAPNAADQGMIKLYEFMTRSRKCADCPSLAECKNTMKGYEPKLIIQNGYIDMQYAPCPRQIAAQEQRNTEKLVQSMYVPKDVLNATFDQVDVDNPTRMKALQMAEDIVSQLVSDPEHYKGLYLYGKFGVGKSYLLGAIANELKKQNKASFILYFPEFLKEMKQSLGDQSFAGKVDAVKKSSILMLDDIGAESLSSWARDEVLGTILQYRMAEGLPTFFSSNFDYNGLEHHLTYSQRGEEEPIKAARIMERIKFLSIPVEMKGKNKRNA
- the rplT gene encoding 50S ribosomal protein L20, giving the protein MPRVKGGIVSRKRRKRVLKLAKGYYGSKHTLYKVANQQVMKSGNYAFRDRRQKKRDFRKLWITRINAAARTNGLSYSRLMHGLKLAGIEVNRKMLADLAVADEKAFAQLADAAKAELNK
- a CDS encoding replication initiation and membrane attachment family protein — encoded protein: MTSLWKEIQPSDEYKVQLNGQLSEHDRELVSFLYQPLLGADAISLYHLLWLEVERYQLEGEPRTHKTLMDLMSVPLERIFQARIRLEGMGLLKTYLKTGDKKSYAYQVQPPLSAKAFFEDPMLSVFLYRQIGASQFQRLKKRFTVSYDNLQSYEEVTRSFQDVFYSDANIAPHMPEKVEDGKSLTFKGESRGVAADFKAFDFHALYAGLSEAMVPRKTLTYDVKQLIVKLSLLYGLSEQEMKSPILSSVTEEDKIDTAALRKACRDSFQLKTNSALPALKHFAEQTQAAQKLPDSEDQTLQYLKKSSPVQVLIDASKGVKPSNAELELIDHLIHEKKLPDEVINVLIQFVLLRTNMKLTKGFTEQIASQWVRIGIKTAEEAMAEAKKEHKNYLTWKKSGGSKSSRKEKTIRKEKLPDWFTSADDTEEAEDPEFLKERERYLKERELKKRKAGEE
- the thrS gene encoding threonine--tRNA ligase, translated to MEEQIKVTFPDGNSKEYPKGITVEKIASSISSGLKKKAVAGKVNGQLLDLRTPLEQDAEVAILTPDDEESLEVMRHSAAHLMAQAVKRLYPDAKFGVGPVIEGGFYYDIDTESSISTEDLPRIEKEMKKITGDNINVEREVVSRGEAVSRFKEINDPYKLELIDAIPSEEDVTIYKQGEFFDLCRGIHVPSTKHIKEFKLLSVAGAYWRGDSDNKMLQRIYGTAFFKKEDLDHHLEMLEEAKQRDHRKIGKELELFTSSQLVGQGLPIWLPKGATIRRTIERYIVDKEISLGYDHVYTPALGSAELYKTSGHWDHYEEGMFPPMEMDNETLVLRPMNCPHHMMVYKQDIHSYRELPIRIAELGLMHRYEMSGALSGLQRVRAMTLNDAHIFARPDQIKEEFQRVVRLIEEVYKDFGLHEYKFRLSYRDPEDTEKYFDDNEMWEKAQAMLKEAMDDMGHDYFEAEGEAAFYGPKLDVQVKTAIGKEETLSTVQLDFLLPERFDLNYIGEDGKQHRPVVIHRGVVSTMERFVAFLIEEHKGALPAWLAPVQVQVIPVSPSIHLDFAKKVQDELQLAGARVEVDTRDEKMGYKIREAQMKKIPYMLVVGDKEMENNEVNIRKYGEQDTDTASLEDFAKQLKLEITR